One window of Streptomyces sp. SUK 48 genomic DNA carries:
- the fmt gene encoding methionyl-tRNA formyltransferase encodes MKLVFAGTPEVAVPALDALLASGRHEVAAVVTRPDAPAGRGRRLVASPVAERAEEAGIEVLKPAKPRDPEFLARLTEIAPDCCPVVAYGALLPRTALDIPAHGWVNLHFSLLPAWRGAAPVQHALMAGDEITGASTFLIEEGLDSGPVYGTVTEEIRPTDTSGDLLTRLAFAGAGLLAATMDGIEDGTLKAVPQPGEGITLAPKINVEDAEVAWAAPALRVDRVVRGCTPAPGAWTTFRGERLKLIQVAPVPERTDLAPGHLAAGKNNVHVGTGSYAVELLWVQAQGKKPMRAADWARGARIGEGEVLGG; translated from the coding sequence ATGAAGCTCGTCTTCGCCGGTACCCCCGAGGTCGCCGTTCCCGCCCTGGACGCCCTGCTCGCCTCCGGGCGGCACGAGGTGGCCGCCGTCGTCACCCGGCCCGACGCCCCCGCGGGCCGGGGCCGCAGGCTGGTCGCGTCGCCCGTGGCCGAGCGGGCGGAGGAGGCCGGTATCGAGGTGCTCAAGCCGGCCAAGCCGCGGGACCCCGAGTTCCTGGCCCGGCTGACGGAGATCGCCCCGGACTGCTGCCCGGTCGTCGCCTACGGCGCGCTCCTGCCCCGGACCGCCCTCGACATCCCGGCGCACGGCTGGGTCAACCTGCACTTCTCGCTGCTGCCCGCCTGGCGCGGCGCGGCGCCCGTGCAGCACGCGCTGATGGCGGGCGACGAGATCACGGGCGCGTCCACCTTCCTCATCGAGGAGGGCCTGGACTCCGGGCCGGTGTACGGGACGGTGACCGAGGAGATCCGGCCCACCGACACCAGCGGCGACCTGCTCACCCGGCTGGCCTTCGCGGGGGCGGGGCTGCTCGCGGCGACCATGGACGGCATCGAGGACGGCACGCTGAAGGCCGTACCGCAGCCGGGCGAGGGCATCACCCTCGCCCCGAAGATCAACGTCGAGGATGCCGAGGTGGCCTGGGCGGCGCCCGCGCTGCGCGTCGACCGGGTCGTGCGCGGATGCACCCCGGCGCCGGGCGCCTGGACCACCTTCCGCGGCGAACGGCTCAAGCTCATCCAGGTCGCGCCCGTCCCCGAGCGGACCGACCTCGCGCCGGGCCACCTCGCCGCGGGCAAGAACAACGTCCACGTGGGCACCGGCTCCTACGCCGTCGAACTCCTCTGGGTCCAGGCCCAGGGCAAGAAGCCGATGCGCGCGGCGGACTGGGCCCGGGGCGCGCGGATCGGCGAGGGAGAGGTGCTGGGCGGCTGA
- a CDS encoding transcription antitermination factor NusB, whose translation MSEQSRRGHKPAKPYRRPKKDPVRILAFEALRAVDERDAYANLVLPPLLRKAREKDDFDARDAALATELVYGTLRRQGTYDAVIAACVDRPLREVDPPVLDVLSLGAHQLLGTRIPTHAAVSATVELARVVLGDGRAKFVNAVLRKIAQDDLDGWIGKVAPSYDEDPEDHLAVVHSHPRWVVSALWDSLGGGRAGIEELLAADNERPRVTLVARPGRATAEELLREEAAEAGHWSPYAVRLAEGGEPGAVEAVREGRAGVQDEGSQLVALALANAPLEGPDTKWLDGCAGPGGKAALLGALAAERGAVLLASEKQPHRAGLVAKALAGNPGPYQVIAADGTRPPWRPGSFDRVLVDVPCTGLGALRRRPEARWRRRPEDLDNFAPLQRALLRTALDSVRVGGVVGYATCSPHLAETRVVVADVLKQYPDAELVDARPLLPGVPALGEGPDIQLWPHVHGTDAMYLALIRRTAG comes from the coding sequence GTGAGCGAGCAGTCGCGGCGGGGCCATAAGCCCGCCAAGCCCTACCGGCGTCCCAAGAAGGACCCCGTCCGCATCCTGGCCTTCGAGGCGCTGCGGGCGGTGGACGAGCGGGACGCGTACGCCAACCTCGTGCTGCCCCCGCTGCTGAGGAAGGCGCGGGAGAAGGACGACTTCGACGCGCGGGACGCCGCGCTCGCGACCGAGCTGGTGTACGGGACGCTGCGCAGGCAGGGCACGTACGACGCCGTGATCGCCGCGTGTGTGGACCGGCCGTTGCGCGAGGTCGACCCGCCGGTGCTGGACGTGCTCAGCCTCGGCGCGCATCAGTTGCTCGGGACGCGGATCCCGACGCACGCCGCGGTGTCCGCGACCGTGGAGCTCGCCCGGGTCGTGCTGGGCGACGGCCGGGCCAAGTTCGTCAACGCGGTGCTCCGCAAGATCGCGCAGGACGATCTCGACGGCTGGATCGGCAAGGTCGCGCCGTCCTACGACGAGGACCCCGAGGACCACCTCGCCGTCGTGCACTCCCACCCCCGCTGGGTCGTCTCCGCGCTGTGGGACTCCCTGGGCGGCGGGCGGGCCGGTATCGAGGAACTGCTCGCGGCGGACAACGAGCGGCCCCGGGTGACGCTGGTCGCGCGGCCGGGCCGGGCCACCGCCGAGGAGCTGCTGCGCGAGGAGGCCGCGGAGGCCGGGCACTGGTCGCCGTACGCCGTGCGGCTGGCCGAGGGCGGGGAGCCGGGGGCGGTCGAGGCGGTGCGCGAGGGCCGTGCCGGGGTGCAGGACGAGGGCAGCCAGCTGGTCGCCCTCGCGCTGGCCAACGCGCCCCTGGAAGGGCCGGACACCAAGTGGCTCGACGGCTGTGCGGGACCCGGTGGCAAGGCCGCCCTGCTGGGGGCGCTCGCCGCCGAACGCGGTGCCGTACTGCTCGCCTCGGAGAAGCAGCCGCACCGGGCCGGTCTGGTGGCCAAGGCGCTGGCCGGCAACCCGGGGCCGTACCAGGTCATCGCGGCGGACGGCACGCGGCCGCCGTGGCGGCCCGGCAGTTTCGACCGGGTGCTGGTGGACGTGCCCTGCACCGGGCTCGGCGCGCTGCGCCGGCGGCCCGAGGCGCGCTGGCGCCGGCGTCCCGAGGACCTGGACAATTTCGCTCCCCTCCAGCGCGCCCTGCTGCGCACTGCGCTCGACTCGGTGCGCGTCGGCGGCGTGGTCGGCTATGCCACCTGCTCTCCGCACCTCGCCGAGACCCGGGTGGTCGTCGCCGATGTGCTCAAGCAGTACCCGGACGCCGAACTCGTCGACGCCCGGCCGCTGCTGCCCGGGGTCCCCGCGCTCGGAGAGGGCCCGGACATCCAGCTGTGGCCGCATGTGCACGGCACTGACGCGATGTACCTCGCGCTGATCCGCAGGACCGCCGGCTGA
- the rpe gene encoding ribulose-phosphate 3-epimerase, which yields MAAQINPSILSADFARLAEEAKAVQGADYLHVDVMDNHFVPNLTLGVPVVESLARATDTPLDCHLMIEDPDRWAPQYVEAGASSVTFHVEAAAAPVRLAREIRAKGARASMALKPATPIEPYEDLLPELDMLLIMTVEPGFGGQAFLDIMLPKIRRTRELIAKHGLQLWLQVDGGVSAATIERCAEAGADVFVAGSAVYGAQDPAEAVRALRAQADTATAKASWACDH from the coding sequence ATGGCCGCGCAGATCAACCCCAGCATCCTGTCCGCCGACTTCGCACGCCTCGCGGAGGAGGCCAAGGCGGTCCAGGGCGCCGACTATCTCCACGTCGACGTCATGGACAACCATTTCGTCCCGAACCTCACGCTCGGCGTGCCGGTGGTGGAGTCCCTGGCCCGTGCGACGGACACCCCGCTGGACTGCCACCTGATGATCGAGGACCCCGACCGCTGGGCTCCGCAGTACGTGGAGGCGGGCGCCTCGTCGGTCACCTTCCATGTGGAGGCGGCCGCCGCCCCGGTCCGCCTCGCCCGCGAGATCCGCGCCAAGGGCGCGCGCGCCTCCATGGCGCTCAAGCCCGCGACGCCGATCGAGCCGTACGAGGACCTGCTGCCGGAACTCGACATGCTGCTGATCATGACCGTCGAGCCGGGCTTCGGTGGCCAGGCGTTCCTCGACATCATGCTGCCGAAGATCCGCCGCACCCGAGAGCTGATCGCCAAGCACGGCCTCCAGCTCTGGCTCCAGGTCGACGGCGGTGTCTCGGCGGCCACGATCGAGCGGTGCGCGGAGGCGGGCGCCGATGTCTTCGTGGCCGGCTCGGCGGTCTACGGGGCGCAGGACCCGGCGGAGGCGGTGCGTGCCCTGCGCGCCCAGGCGGACACGGCCACCGCCAAGGCGTCCTGGGCATGCGACCACTGA
- a CDS encoding sugar-binding domain-containing protein translates to MNSSEEIAVSGMSAGRSAMRMGPAELVQAAAMARRFYLEGKSKIQIAEEFGVSRFKVARVLETALERDLVRIEIRVPAELDAERSDALRARYGLRHAVVVESPAEAEETPDPENLGEVAADLLGELVNEGDVLGLAWGRSTIHMAAALDRLPPCTVVQLTGVYDAGTSERGSVEAVRRAAQVSGGDAHPIYAPMLLPDAATAAALRSQTGIARAFEYFDKVTVACVSIGSWEPGISTVHDMLSDEERAHYASLGVSAEMAAHLFDAEGRRIGRDLGERCITVKADQLRRIPEVVAIAGGQRKASAIDAVLRSGLVTSLVTDTSAADYLMTAGPTPKPALSRQDPDGQ, encoded by the coding sequence GTGAACAGCAGTGAGGAGATCGCCGTGTCGGGTATGTCGGCGGGCCGGTCAGCCATGCGGATGGGACCCGCTGAGCTGGTCCAGGCGGCGGCCATGGCCCGCCGCTTCTACCTCGAGGGCAAGTCCAAGATCCAGATCGCGGAGGAGTTCGGCGTCAGCCGCTTCAAGGTGGCCCGGGTCCTGGAGACCGCTCTCGAACGGGATCTCGTGCGCATCGAGATCCGCGTACCGGCCGAGCTGGACGCCGAGCGCTCCGACGCGCTCCGCGCCCGCTACGGCCTGCGGCACGCCGTCGTGGTCGAGTCCCCGGCCGAGGCCGAGGAGACCCCCGACCCCGAGAACCTCGGCGAGGTCGCCGCGGACCTGCTCGGCGAACTGGTCAACGAGGGGGACGTGCTCGGGCTGGCCTGGGGCCGGTCCACCATCCACATGGCGGCCGCCCTCGACCGGCTGCCGCCGTGCACGGTGGTGCAGCTGACGGGTGTGTACGACGCCGGTACGTCCGAGCGCGGCTCGGTCGAGGCCGTGCGCCGTGCCGCCCAGGTGTCGGGCGGCGACGCCCACCCGATCTACGCGCCGATGCTGCTGCCGGACGCGGCCACCGCGGCGGCCCTGCGCAGCCAGACCGGGATCGCCCGCGCCTTCGAGTACTTCGACAAGGTCACGGTCGCCTGCGTCTCCATCGGTTCCTGGGAGCCGGGCATCTCGACGGTGCACGACATGCTCAGCGACGAGGAGCGGGCGCACTACGCCTCGCTCGGTGTCTCCGCCGAGATGGCCGCGCACCTCTTCGACGCCGAGGGGCGCCGGATCGGGCGGGACCTCGGGGAGCGGTGCATCACCGTCAAGGCGGACCAGCTGCGACGTATCCCGGAGGTCGTCGCGATCGCCGGTGGCCAGCGCAAGGCGTCCGCGATCGACGCGGTGCTCCGCTCCGGGCTGGTCACCAGCCTGGTCACGGACACCTCGGCCGCGGACTACCTGATGACGGCGGGCCCGACCCCGAAGCCCGCGCTCAGCCGCCAGGACCCCGACGGGCAGTAA
- a CDS encoding ribonuclease domain-containing protein: MLSSSRSGPPPSERPRSRAPGRSPSRPLSRLFAGLLVVLAVLLAGCSPTATTGNGTTRTPTGASAGSSAGSAATPGWAKGMATVPASRLPAEARRTLALIDRGGPYPYARDGIVFGNFERHLPKHQRGYYHEYTVKTPGSRDRGARRVITGQGGEFYYTDDHYNSFRAVLR; encoded by the coding sequence ATGCTGTCGTCGTCCCGCTCCGGCCCCCCGCCGTCCGAACGGCCCCGCTCCCGGGCGCCCGGCCGGTCTCCGTCCCGGCCCCTGTCCCGGCTGTTCGCCGGGCTGCTCGTCGTCCTCGCCGTTCTGCTGGCCGGGTGCTCCCCGACGGCGACGACGGGGAACGGCACGACGCGGACGCCCACCGGCGCGTCCGCGGGTTCGTCCGCCGGATCCGCCGCCACTCCCGGCTGGGCCAAGGGCATGGCGACCGTGCCCGCGTCGCGGTTGCCGGCCGAGGCGCGGCGGACGCTGGCGCTCATCGACCGGGGCGGCCCCTACCCCTACGCGCGGGACGGGATCGTCTTCGGGAACTTCGAGCGGCATCTGCCCAAGCACCAGCGCGGCTACTACCACGAGTACACCGTGAAGACACCGGGCTCACGCGATCGCGGGGCGCGGCGCGTCATCACCGGGCAGGGCGGGGAGTTCTACTACACCGATGATCACTACAACTCGTTCCGGGCGGTACTGAGATGA
- a CDS encoding barstar family protein, giving the protein MTENLTDRRVVTLDLTGVADKSALMDAVARALHLPDWFGRNWDALLDSLSDPSVWPSEAGERGLLLVVTGWEPYAQARPDEWRVAREVFTEASERPAPLTVALALA; this is encoded by the coding sequence ATGACCGAGAACCTCACGGACCGCCGGGTCGTCACCCTGGACCTCACCGGCGTCGCGGACAAGTCCGCCCTGATGGACGCGGTGGCCCGCGCGCTCCACCTGCCCGACTGGTTCGGCCGGAACTGGGACGCCCTCCTCGACAGCCTCTCCGACCCCTCGGTCTGGCCGTCCGAGGCGGGCGAACGCGGCCTGCTGCTCGTCGTCACGGGATGGGAGCCGTACGCGCAGGCCCGCCCCGACGAGTGGCGCGTGGCCCGCGAGGTCTTCACCGAGGCGAGCGAACGCCCCGCACCCCTGACCGTGGCCCTCGCGCTGGCCTGA
- a CDS encoding GuaB1 family IMP dehydrogenase-related protein, with the protein MRFLNDIRPTYDLTYDDVFMVPSRSAVGSRQGVDLSSPDGTGTTIPLVVANMTAIAGRRMAETVARRGGLVVIPQDIPNDVIIDVVSWVKSRHLVLDTPIVLAPHQTVADALALLPKRSHNAGVVVDGERRPIGVVTDADLCGVDRFTQLEVVMSKDLLLLDADIDPREAFNTLDAHNRRYAPAVDKDGRLAGILTRKGALRATLYTPAVDANGKLRVAAAVGINGDVAGKAKELLDAGVDTLVIDTAHGHQESMINAIKVVRALDPQVPIVAGNIVSAEGVKDLIDAGADIIKVGVGPGAMCTTRMMTGVGRPQFSAVLECAAEARKYGKHVWADGGVRHPRDVAMALAAGASNVMVGSWFAGTYESPGDLQHDANGRPYKESFGMASARAVRNRTSEESSYDRARKALFEEGISTSRMFLDQARPGVEDLIDSIIAGVRSSCTYAGADSLEEFADRAIVGVQSAAGYAEGKPLHASWS; encoded by the coding sequence GTGCGTTTCCTCAATGACATCCGGCCCACGTACGACCTGACGTACGACGACGTGTTCATGGTGCCGAGCCGCTCCGCCGTGGGCTCGCGGCAGGGCGTGGACCTCAGCTCGCCGGACGGCACGGGAACGACCATCCCGCTCGTCGTCGCCAACATGACCGCCATCGCCGGCCGCCGCATGGCCGAGACCGTGGCCCGACGCGGTGGCCTCGTGGTCATCCCGCAGGACATCCCGAACGATGTGATCATCGACGTGGTCTCCTGGGTCAAGAGCCGCCACCTGGTGCTGGACACCCCCATCGTGCTGGCCCCGCACCAGACCGTCGCCGACGCCCTCGCGCTGCTGCCCAAGCGGTCGCACAACGCGGGCGTGGTCGTGGACGGCGAGCGGCGGCCCATCGGCGTCGTGACCGACGCGGACCTCTGCGGCGTCGACCGCTTCACCCAGCTCGAAGTGGTCATGTCCAAGGACCTGCTCCTGCTGGACGCGGACATCGACCCGCGCGAGGCGTTCAACACCCTCGACGCGCACAACCGCCGCTACGCCCCGGCCGTCGACAAGGACGGCAGGCTGGCCGGCATCCTCACCCGCAAGGGCGCCCTGCGCGCCACCCTGTACACCCCGGCCGTGGACGCGAACGGCAAGCTGCGCGTCGCCGCCGCCGTGGGTATCAACGGCGATGTGGCGGGCAAGGCCAAGGAACTGCTCGACGCGGGCGTGGACACGCTCGTCATCGACACCGCGCACGGCCACCAGGAGTCGATGATCAACGCGATCAAGGTGGTGCGGGCCCTCGACCCGCAGGTGCCGATCGTCGCGGGCAACATCGTCTCCGCCGAGGGCGTCAAGGACCTGATCGACGCGGGCGCGGACATCATCAAGGTCGGTGTCGGCCCCGGCGCCATGTGCACCACCCGGATGATGACCGGCGTGGGCCGCCCCCAGTTCTCCGCCGTCCTGGAGTGCGCCGCCGAGGCGAGGAAGTACGGCAAGCACGTGTGGGCCGACGGCGGTGTCCGCCACCCGCGCGACGTGGCCATGGCGCTCGCCGCCGGCGCCTCGAACGTGATGGTGGGCTCCTGGTTCGCCGGTACGTACGAGTCCCCGGGCGACCTCCAGCACGACGCGAACGGCCGCCCCTACAAGGAGTCGTTCGGCATGGCGTCCGCGCGCGCGGTGCGCAACCGCACGTCGGAGGAGTCGTCGTACGACCGCGCCCGCAAGGCGCTGTTCGAGGAGGGCATCTCCACCTCCCGGATGTTCCTCGACCAGGCCCGCCCGGGTGTCGAGGACCTCATCGACTCGATCATCGCGGGCGTCCGCTCCTCCTGCACCTACGCCGGTGCCGACTCGCTGGAGGAGTTCGCCGACCGGGCGATCGTCGGCGTCCAGAGCGCGGCCGGATACGCCGAGGGCAAGCCGCTGCACGCCAGCTGGAGCTGA
- a CDS encoding amino acid permease, with protein sequence MITRQQPSAGLGARLMRRKPVELLVAEGGQGEGGTLRRSLGLWQLTMISIGATLGTGIFVVLGEAVPKAGPAVILSFVLAGFTALFSALSYAELAGTIPVAGSSYSYAYATLGELIAWVCGWCLLLEYGVSVAAVAVGWGQYLNELLDGTVGVTFPAALSAPPGHGGVFNLPALIVVLLAMVFLLGGARESARVNTVMVCVKIAALILFCAVGLMGVRAGNYTPFMPLGMAGVSAAGGTLFFSYIGFDAASTAGEEAKDAPRDLPRAIMLSLVIVTALYVLVAAVAVGARPWRTFSGSEAALAQIMRDVTGQRFWATLLAFCAVVAIASVVLTVLYGQTRILFAMARDGLMPRIFERVDPRSGTPRANTVIVSLFCGILAAAVPLGQLADATSIGTLFAFALVNVAVVVLRRTRPGMRRTFRVPLSPLLPALGFFFCVWLMGSLSAVTWTVFGVWLAVGLVFYFVYGFRRSRLAKK encoded by the coding sequence ATGATCACGCGTCAGCAGCCGTCCGCGGGCCTCGGTGCGCGCCTGATGCGCCGCAAGCCCGTGGAACTCCTGGTCGCCGAGGGCGGCCAGGGCGAGGGCGGTACGCTGCGGCGCTCCCTCGGGCTGTGGCAGCTGACCATGATCAGCATCGGGGCCACGCTCGGCACCGGGATCTTCGTGGTCCTCGGCGAGGCCGTGCCCAAGGCGGGCCCCGCCGTCATCCTCTCCTTCGTGCTCGCCGGTTTCACCGCGCTGTTCTCGGCCCTGTCCTACGCCGAACTCGCCGGCACCATCCCGGTCGCAGGCTCCTCCTACTCGTACGCCTACGCGACGCTGGGCGAGCTGATCGCCTGGGTCTGCGGCTGGTGCCTGCTCCTGGAGTACGGCGTCTCGGTCGCCGCCGTCGCGGTCGGCTGGGGCCAGTACCTGAACGAGCTGCTGGACGGCACCGTCGGCGTCACCTTCCCGGCCGCGCTGTCCGCCCCGCCGGGCCACGGCGGCGTCTTCAACCTGCCCGCCCTGATCGTCGTTCTGCTCGCCATGGTGTTCCTGCTCGGCGGCGCCAGGGAGTCCGCGCGGGTCAACACCGTGATGGTGTGTGTGAAGATCGCCGCGCTGATCCTGTTCTGCGCGGTCGGCCTCATGGGTGTCAGGGCCGGGAACTACACGCCCTTCATGCCGCTCGGCATGGCCGGGGTCAGCGCGGCCGGCGGCACGCTGTTCTTCTCGTACATCGGCTTCGACGCGGCCTCCACCGCCGGGGAGGAGGCGAAGGACGCGCCGCGCGACCTGCCCCGCGCGATCATGCTCTCGCTGGTCATCGTGACGGCCCTGTACGTGCTGGTCGCCGCCGTCGCGGTCGGCGCCAGGCCGTGGCGGACCTTCAGCGGCTCCGAGGCCGCGCTCGCCCAGATCATGCGGGACGTCACCGGGCAGCGCTTCTGGGCGACCCTGCTGGCCTTCTGCGCGGTCGTCGCCATCGCCAGCGTGGTGCTGACCGTGCTCTACGGCCAGACGCGCATCCTGTTCGCCATGGCCCGCGACGGACTCATGCCGAGGATCTTCGAGCGGGTGGACCCGAGGAGCGGGACGCCGCGGGCGAACACCGTCATCGTGTCCCTGTTCTGCGGCATCCTCGCCGCGGCGGTCCCACTGGGACAGCTGGCCGACGCCACCAGCATCGGCACGCTGTTCGCCTTCGCGCTCGTCAATGTGGCGGTCGTGGTGCTGCGGCGGACGCGGCCCGGGATGCGGCGCACCTTCCGGGTGCCGCTGTCGCCGCTGCTGCCCGCGCTCGGCTTCTTCTTCTGCGTGTGGCTCATGGGCAGTCTGTCCGCCGTGACCTGGACGGTGTTCGGTGTCTGGCTGGCGGTCGGGCTCGTGTTCTACTTCGTATACGGCTTCCGCCGGTCCCGTCTCGCGAAAAAGTAA
- a CDS encoding Lrp/AsnC family transcriptional regulator: MLNDLDERIVHALAEDARRSYADIGQLVGLSAPAVKRRVDRLRATGAITGFTVRVDPAALGWETEGYIEIYCRRNTSPETILRGLERYQEVVAASTVTGEADAIAQVFASDMRHFERVLERIAGEPFVERTKSVLVLSPLLRRFSSGAPG; the protein is encoded by the coding sequence GTGTTGAACGATCTCGACGAACGCATCGTGCACGCCCTCGCCGAGGACGCCCGCCGCTCCTACGCGGACATCGGGCAACTGGTCGGACTGTCCGCGCCCGCGGTGAAACGGCGGGTGGACCGGTTGCGGGCCACCGGGGCGATCACCGGGTTCACCGTGCGGGTCGACCCCGCGGCGCTCGGCTGGGAGACCGAGGGGTACATCGAGATCTACTGCCGCCGGAACACCTCGCCGGAGACGATCCTGCGGGGCCTGGAGCGGTACCAGGAGGTCGTGGCGGCGTCGACGGTGACCGGGGAGGCGGACGCGATCGCGCAGGTGTTCGCCTCCGACATGCGCCACTTCGAGCGGGTCCTGGAACGCATCGCGGGAGAGCCGTTCGTGGAACGGACGAAGTCCGTGCTGGTGCTGTCCCCCCTGCTGCGGCGGTTCTCCTCGGGGGCGCCGGGATAG
- a CDS encoding GntR family transcriptional regulator — protein MTARHEEIADELRRAIDREQYTVGSRLPSESELAAHYGVSRGTVRQAVAALTAEGLIGSRQGARRVVLASRRSQSFEELRSFAQWARAMGREATGRVVEQSYRPATHEDAVRLQLPLRTPVLHVLRLRGLDGDPVLLERTVYADWISPAVESIEPDCPSVTQRLYEDTGLVFAYGEHIIDAVACGARDAGLLRVRRTSPLLRVRRVTTTREGRPVEWSDDRYRPDAVTFSVHNSIGNNALSRKAAE, from the coding sequence ATGACGGCGCGACACGAGGAGATCGCCGACGAGCTGCGCCGCGCGATCGACCGCGAGCAGTACACGGTCGGCAGCCGGCTGCCCTCGGAGTCGGAGCTGGCCGCCCATTACGGCGTCTCGCGCGGCACGGTCCGCCAAGCCGTCGCCGCGCTCACCGCCGAGGGGCTGATCGGCTCCCGTCAGGGCGCCCGCCGCGTGGTCCTCGCGAGCCGCCGCAGCCAGAGCTTCGAGGAGTTGCGCAGCTTCGCCCAGTGGGCCCGTGCGATGGGCCGCGAGGCGACCGGCCGGGTGGTCGAGCAGTCCTACCGGCCGGCCACCCACGAGGACGCCGTCCGCCTCCAACTCCCGCTGCGCACGCCGGTGTTGCACGTCCTGCGGCTGCGCGGCCTGGACGGCGACCCGGTCCTGCTCGAACGCACGGTCTACGCCGACTGGATCTCCCCCGCCGTCGAGTCCATCGAGCCCGACTGCCCCTCCGTCACCCAGCGCCTGTACGAGGACACCGGGCTGGTCTTCGCCTACGGCGAGCACATCATCGACGCGGTCGCCTGCGGCGCGCGCGATGCCGGACTGCTCCGGGTCCGCCGCACGAGCCCGCTGCTGCGGGTGCGCCGCGTGACGACGACGCGGGAGGGCCGCCCGGTGGAGTGGTCGGACGACCGCTACCGCCCGGACGCGGTGACGTTCAGCGTGCACAACTCGATCGGCAACAACGCGCTGTCGCGGAAGGCGGCGGAGTAG
- a CDS encoding extracellular solute-binding protein — protein MKLSLPRNAALGGSLAVVAALALSACGAAPDNASTTTKDGKSAATATSAADFGGMAALVKAAKKEGSLHIIAVPRDWANYGAIIDAFQKKYGIKIQDESPDGSSQDEINAVTSRKGQDRAPDVLDLGSSFALSAAQQGLLAPYKVTSFGDIPAGQKDPQARWYNDYGGYISIGCDAKRVKECPTTFKDLLKPQYKGQVALNGNPTKSGSAFGGVYAAALANGGSFDSVQPGLDFFAKLKKNGNYTPVESTPATVEKGETPISIDWDYLNAGYADEFRSKGLDWKVVVPSDGQYAQYYSQAITKDAPHPAAARLWQEFLYSTEGQNLWLKGYARPALMTAMESAGTLDKTAAAKLPKVSGSASFPTEAEQSKAKTVIAQGWGKAVSG, from the coding sequence GTGAAGTTGTCCCTGCCGAGAAACGCCGCGCTCGGCGGCTCCCTCGCCGTCGTCGCCGCGCTCGCGCTGAGTGCCTGCGGCGCCGCCCCCGACAACGCGTCGACCACCACCAAGGACGGCAAGAGCGCCGCCACCGCCACCTCCGCGGCCGACTTCGGCGGCATGGCCGCCCTGGTCAAGGCGGCCAAGAAGGAGGGCTCGCTGCACATCATCGCGGTGCCCCGCGACTGGGCCAACTACGGCGCGATCATCGACGCCTTCCAGAAGAAGTACGGCATCAAGATCCAGGACGAGAGCCCCGACGGCTCCAGCCAGGACGAGATCAACGCCGTCACCTCCCGCAAGGGCCAGGACCGCGCCCCCGACGTCCTCGACCTCGGCAGCTCCTTCGCGCTCAGCGCCGCCCAGCAGGGCCTGCTCGCCCCCTACAAGGTGACCTCCTTCGGCGACATCCCGGCCGGCCAGAAGGACCCGCAGGCGCGCTGGTACAACGACTACGGCGGCTACATCTCCATCGGCTGCGACGCCAAGCGCGTCAAGGAGTGCCCGACCACCTTCAAGGACCTGCTCAAGCCCCAGTACAAGGGCCAGGTCGCGCTCAACGGCAACCCGACCAAGTCCGGCTCGGCCTTCGGCGGCGTCTACGCGGCGGCGCTCGCCAACGGCGGCTCCTTCGACAGCGTCCAGCCCGGCCTGGACTTCTTCGCCAAGCTGAAGAAGAACGGCAACTACACGCCGGTCGAGTCCACCCCGGCCACCGTGGAGAAGGGCGAGACCCCGATCTCCATCGACTGGGACTACCTGAACGCCGGCTACGCCGACGAGTTCAGGTCCAAGGGCCTCGACTGGAAGGTCGTCGTCCCGAGCGACGGCCAGTACGCCCAGTACTACTCCCAGGCCATCACCAAGGACGCCCCGCACCCCGCGGCCGCCCGCCTGTGGCAGGAGTTCCTGTACAGCACCGAGGGCCAGAACCTGTGGCTCAAGGGGTACGCCCGCCCGGCCCTGATGACCGCCATGGAGTCGGCCGGCACCCTCGACAAGACGGCCGCCGCCAAGCTGCCCAAGGTCAGCGGGTCGGCGTCCTTCCCGACCGAGGCCGAGCAGAGCAAGGCCAAGACGGTCATCGCGCAGGGCTGGGGTAAGGCCGTCTCCGGATGA